Within the Stenotrophomonas maltophilia genome, the region GACGATCGCGCGCAGTGAAGGCACCCACAGCACGCTGCGGTCCGGCGTAGGGCCATCGAGTCCGATCAAGGGCAGGCGCTGCCCTTCCAGCAGCAGCGCGTCGCCCTCCAGCACCTGCGGCACAACGATGCGCGCCGGTGCGTCGGCCCCCATCTTCGGGCCCCAGTAGGCACGCTTGCCGGCGTGGGTCTGCTGGATGTGGGCCACGGTCTGCGCCGTGGCGACGATGCGTGCGTGCGGGAAGGCGTCCTGCAGCGTGGCCAGGCCGAAGTAGTAATCCGGATCGCCATGGCTGATGTAGATCGTGGTCAGTTGCTTGCCGCTGGCACGGACCAGCTCGACCAGCCTGCGCGCGTCGCTGGCTGCGAACTGCGCGTCGACCAGGATCGCATCGTGGCGGCCTTCGATCAGCACCGATGACACGGAGAACATCGCCTGCGGGCCAGGATGGAAGTACTGCAGGTGCAGCTGTGATTTCGCCGCCGTGGCCGGCGCCGGGGCAGCCGGTGCGGCCAGCAGCGGGGCGCTGGCGAAGCTGGTGACCAGTGCAAGCGGAAGCAGCAGGGCAACGGAACGCATGCGGAACTCCTTGTGCAGCGCCGGGCCATGCCCGGCATGTAGGTCGATCAGTACGCCGCAGTGATGATCTGCTTCGGGTAGGCATGCGCCTCGAGTTCCGCCACGAAGGCAGCGCCATAGTCGGCGTAGCTGATGCGGCTGTGGCCGCTGGCGTCGGCGAGGAAGGCCTTGGCCTGCACGCGGTACTGGCCACGCTCTTC harbors:
- a CDS encoding MBL fold metallo-hydrolase, with the protein product MRSVALLLPLALVTSFASAPLLAAPAAPAPATAAKSQLHLQYFHPGPQAMFSVSSVLIEGRHDAILVDAQFAASDARRLVELVRASGKQLTTIYISHGDPDYYFGLATLQDAFPHARIVATAQTVAHIQQTHAGKRAYWGPKMGADAPARIVVPQVLEGDALLLEGQRLPLIGLDGPTPDRSVLWVPSLRAIVGGIPVVAGEHVWMADTQTPKSHADWLQTLQRLQALKPQVVVPGHYAQGAALDASALRFTAGYIRAFDAEAAKAKDSQALVKAMQARYPRLEGVESLQLSAKVAKGEMQWP